From Scophthalmus maximus strain ysfricsl-2021 chromosome 14, ASM2237912v1, whole genome shotgun sequence, one genomic window encodes:
- the nifk gene encoding MKI67 FHA domain-interacting nucleolar phosphoprotein codes for MTESTAETAAQPAKQLLALNPKQETEFKKKVQEVKKKKNKSGKVSPLTPGVIYVGHLPQGLFEPQLRSYFGQFGKVSRLRLSRSKKTGGSKGYAFIEFDCDEVAKIVAETMNNYLMGERLIKCHVMAPEKVHEKMFVGSEREFKKPSHPAVARYNKQRTAEQLEKMKGKLLRKETKLRKRLAAHGIEYDFPGFASQVPLKKKSSDSMDASTCSDDTTPFCTPSLLERRKSMVIGDDDVDDEIVIKIPDVEKDEECSSEEEEDCGQDEELEGEEASEEATEEK; via the exons ATGACCGAGAGTACAGCGGAGACGGCGGCCCAGCCCGCCAAGCAGCTGCTGGCGCTGAACCCCAAGCAAGAGACCGAGTTCAAGAAGAAGGTccaggaggtgaagaagaagaagaacaaatcGGGCAAG GTGAGCCCTCTGACCCCAGGAGTGATCTATGTGGGCCACCTGCCGCAGGGGCTGTTCGAGCCCCAGCTCAGGTCTTACTTCGGACAGTTCGGGAAGGTGTCGAGGCTGCGGCTGTCCAGGAGTAAGAAG ACAGGTGGGAGCAAAGGCTATGCGTTCATAGAGTTCGACTGCGATGAAGTGGCAAAAATTGTCGCAGAGACAATGAACAACTACCTCATGGGAGAGAGACTCATCAAAT gTCATGTGATGGCACCAGAGAAAGTGCACGAGAAGATGTTTGTCGGCTCCGAAAGGGAATTTAAGAAACCCTCACACCCTGCCGTGGCACGCTACAACAAGCAGCGCACAGCCGAGCAGCTCGAGAAGATGAAGGGGAAACTCCTGCGGAAAGAAACGAAGCTCCGCAAGAGGCTGGCAGCACACGGCATCGAATACGACTTCCCCGGATTT GCTTCCCAGGTGCCTCTGAAGAAAAAGTCATCCGACTCCATGGACGCGTCAACATGTAGCGAC GACACCACACCGTTCtgcaccccctccctcctggagaggaggaagtccATGGTGATCGGCGACGACGATGTGGACGACGAGATTGTCATTAAGATCCCAGATGTAGAGAAAGACGAAGAGTGctcctcagaggaggaggaagactgtGGACAGGACGAGGAGTTGGAGGGCGAAGAAGCCTCCGAGGAGGCCACAGAGGAGAAGTGA
- the si:dkey-219c10.4 gene encoding high affinity cGMP-specific 3',5'-cyclic phosphodiesterase 9A isoform X1: protein MATKILYFTVNGRPEQAEFPVDCPAQDVKDLFRSAAEAGPHDILKLYNPKGNIINISPGLEPNSPTSCYKLEVVAADCNSEPLGVELAGALGFDLSSMEKRLQGLEKKILIEASETPAVVYELKKQVDSFREKLESVEHLSWLGLFKDLSEGTHKPSPFYHKRTLRKTREECEHVREKFLQMSSLEVSEEVRQYLKTPTFDNWQWEDAEIMVLLQVMYTDLDFNATFNIEPEVLQQFLFEVYRRYNNIPFHNFKHCFCVTQMMYGLIWLTDLRSKMDGIDLLIMLTSAVCHDLDHTGYNNAYQINARTELALRYNDISPLENHHCAVAFELLEKTECNIFRNLSMDQYKRIREGIIKCILATDMTRHNDILNKFKSILPSFDFTNTDHKDVLMMILIKVSDISNEARPMEVAEPWLDCLLQEFYNQSDVEKLEGLPVTPFMDRDKVTKPSSQTGFIRFVLLPLFIELANLFPCLEQHIINPVRKALDYYTEMEKALEREKQIRAQSEVAAKGRDSAVGSQCTAESHTEAGPEAPEPDAQQNHS, encoded by the exons ATGGCAACAAAAATCCTCTATTTCACGGTGAACGGGAGACCAGAGCAGGCTGAGTTCCCGGTGGATTGCCCTGCCCAGGATGTTAAAG ATCTTTTCCGCTCCGCAGCCGAGGCCGGGCCTCACGACATCCTGAAGCTGTACAATCCCAAAggcaacatcatcaacatctcgCCGGGTCTCGAGCCCAACAGTCCAACCTCCTGCTACAAGCTGGAGGTGGTGGCCGCTGACTGCAACAGTGAGCCGCTAG GTGTGGAGCTTGCTGGTGCACTAGGATTCGACCTCTCATCCATGGAGAAAAG ACTGCAGGGCCTGGAGAAGAAGATCCTGATCGAGGCCAGTGAGACTCCTGCAGTCGTGTATGAGCTGAAGAAACAAGTGGATTCATTCCGGGAAAAACTAGAG AGTGTGGAGCACCTGAGCTGGCTTGGACTCTTTAAAGACCTGTCAGAGGGAACTCACAAGCCCTCGCCCTTCTACCACAAGAGAACCCTGCGGAAAACCAGGGAGGAGTGTGAGCACGTGCGGGAAAAGTTCCTTCAAATGAG CTCCCTGGAGGTTTCAGAAGAAGTGAGGCAGTACTTAAAGACCCCGACCTTTGATAACTG gcagtGGGAGGACGCAGAGATCATGGTGCTCCTGCAGGTCATGTACACAGATTTGGATTTCAACGCCACGTTCAACATTGAGCCCGAGGTATTGCAACAGTTTCTGTTCGAGGTCTACCGAAGATACAACAACATCCCCTTTCACAACTTCAAACACTGCTTCTGTGTTACCCAGATG ATGTACGGTCTGATCTGGCTGACCGACCTCAGGAGCAAAATGGACGGCATCGACCTGCTGATCATGCTGACCTCTGCAGTGTGCCACGACCTCGACCACACAGGGTACAACAATGCCTATCAG atCAACGCCAGAACCGAACTAGCTCTTCGCTACAATGACATCTCTCCGCTGGAGAACCATCACTGTGCTGTAGCTTTTGAGCTACTGGAGAAG ACAGAGTGCAACATCTTCAGAAATCTGTCCATGGATCAATACAAACGGATAAGGGAGGGAATCATCAA ATGCATTCTGGCCACTGACATGACGAGACACAATGACATTCTCAACAAGTTCAAGTCCATCCTGCCTTCCTTCGACTTCACCAACACGGACCACAAAGACGTG CTGATGATGATCCTCATCAAAGTGAGTGACATATCCAACGAGGCGCGGCCCATGGAGGTGGCCGAGCCCTGGCTGGACTGTCTTCTGCAGGAATTCTACAACCAG AGTGACGTGGAGAAACTAGAGGGTCTTCCAGTCACCCCCTTCATGGATCGGGACAAAGTAACAAAGCCTTCATCCCAAACAGGCTTCATCAGATTTGTCCTTCTGCCTCTCTTCATCGAACTGGCAAACCTCTTCCCCTGCCTGGAG caACACATTATCAACCCAGTCCGCAAGGCTCTTGACTACTacacagagatggagaaagctttggagagggagaaacagatcCGAGCTCAGAGTGAGGTCGCAGCCAAGGGCAGGGACTCAGCCGTGGGCTCCCAGTGCACAGCTGAGAGCCACACGGAGGCTGGACCTGAGGCCCCCGAACCAGACGCACAGCAGAACCACAGCTGA
- the si:dkey-219c10.4 gene encoding high affinity cGMP-specific 3',5'-cyclic phosphodiesterase 9A isoform X2, with the protein MATKILYFTVNGRPEQAEFPVDCPAQDVKDLFRSAAEAGPHDILKLYNPKGNIINISPGLEPNSPTSCYKLEVVAADCNSVELAGALGFDLSSMEKRLQGLEKKILIEASETPAVVYELKKQVDSFREKLESVEHLSWLGLFKDLSEGTHKPSPFYHKRTLRKTREECEHVREKFLQMSSLEVSEEVRQYLKTPTFDNWQWEDAEIMVLLQVMYTDLDFNATFNIEPEVLQQFLFEVYRRYNNIPFHNFKHCFCVTQMMYGLIWLTDLRSKMDGIDLLIMLTSAVCHDLDHTGYNNAYQINARTELALRYNDISPLENHHCAVAFELLEKTECNIFRNLSMDQYKRIREGIIKCILATDMTRHNDILNKFKSILPSFDFTNTDHKDVLMMILIKVSDISNEARPMEVAEPWLDCLLQEFYNQSDVEKLEGLPVTPFMDRDKVTKPSSQTGFIRFVLLPLFIELANLFPCLEQHIINPVRKALDYYTEMEKALEREKQIRAQSEVAAKGRDSAVGSQCTAESHTEAGPEAPEPDAQQNHS; encoded by the exons ATGGCAACAAAAATCCTCTATTTCACGGTGAACGGGAGACCAGAGCAGGCTGAGTTCCCGGTGGATTGCCCTGCCCAGGATGTTAAAG ATCTTTTCCGCTCCGCAGCCGAGGCCGGGCCTCACGACATCCTGAAGCTGTACAATCCCAAAggcaacatcatcaacatctcgCCGGGTCTCGAGCCCAACAGTCCAACCTCCTGCTACAAGCTGGAGGTGGTGGCCGCTGACTGCAACA GTGTGGAGCTTGCTGGTGCACTAGGATTCGACCTCTCATCCATGGAGAAAAG ACTGCAGGGCCTGGAGAAGAAGATCCTGATCGAGGCCAGTGAGACTCCTGCAGTCGTGTATGAGCTGAAGAAACAAGTGGATTCATTCCGGGAAAAACTAGAG AGTGTGGAGCACCTGAGCTGGCTTGGACTCTTTAAAGACCTGTCAGAGGGAACTCACAAGCCCTCGCCCTTCTACCACAAGAGAACCCTGCGGAAAACCAGGGAGGAGTGTGAGCACGTGCGGGAAAAGTTCCTTCAAATGAG CTCCCTGGAGGTTTCAGAAGAAGTGAGGCAGTACTTAAAGACCCCGACCTTTGATAACTG gcagtGGGAGGACGCAGAGATCATGGTGCTCCTGCAGGTCATGTACACAGATTTGGATTTCAACGCCACGTTCAACATTGAGCCCGAGGTATTGCAACAGTTTCTGTTCGAGGTCTACCGAAGATACAACAACATCCCCTTTCACAACTTCAAACACTGCTTCTGTGTTACCCAGATG ATGTACGGTCTGATCTGGCTGACCGACCTCAGGAGCAAAATGGACGGCATCGACCTGCTGATCATGCTGACCTCTGCAGTGTGCCACGACCTCGACCACACAGGGTACAACAATGCCTATCAG atCAACGCCAGAACCGAACTAGCTCTTCGCTACAATGACATCTCTCCGCTGGAGAACCATCACTGTGCTGTAGCTTTTGAGCTACTGGAGAAG ACAGAGTGCAACATCTTCAGAAATCTGTCCATGGATCAATACAAACGGATAAGGGAGGGAATCATCAA ATGCATTCTGGCCACTGACATGACGAGACACAATGACATTCTCAACAAGTTCAAGTCCATCCTGCCTTCCTTCGACTTCACCAACACGGACCACAAAGACGTG CTGATGATGATCCTCATCAAAGTGAGTGACATATCCAACGAGGCGCGGCCCATGGAGGTGGCCGAGCCCTGGCTGGACTGTCTTCTGCAGGAATTCTACAACCAG AGTGACGTGGAGAAACTAGAGGGTCTTCCAGTCACCCCCTTCATGGATCGGGACAAAGTAACAAAGCCTTCATCCCAAACAGGCTTCATCAGATTTGTCCTTCTGCCTCTCTTCATCGAACTGGCAAACCTCTTCCCCTGCCTGGAG caACACATTATCAACCCAGTCCGCAAGGCTCTTGACTACTacacagagatggagaaagctttggagagggagaaacagatcCGAGCTCAGAGTGAGGTCGCAGCCAAGGGCAGGGACTCAGCCGTGGGCTCCCAGTGCACAGCTGAGAGCCACACGGAGGCTGGACCTGAGGCCCCCGAACCAGACGCACAGCAGAACCACAGCTGA
- the si:dkey-219c10.4 gene encoding high affinity cGMP-specific 3',5'-cyclic phosphodiesterase 9A isoform X3, translating to MACDFRLQGLEKKILIEASETPAVVYELKKQVDSFREKLESVEHLSWLGLFKDLSEGTHKPSPFYHKRTLRKTREECEHVREKFLQMSSLEVSEEVRQYLKTPTFDNWQWEDAEIMVLLQVMYTDLDFNATFNIEPEVLQQFLFEVYRRYNNIPFHNFKHCFCVTQMMYGLIWLTDLRSKMDGIDLLIMLTSAVCHDLDHTGYNNAYQINARTELALRYNDISPLENHHCAVAFELLEKTECNIFRNLSMDQYKRIREGIIKCILATDMTRHNDILNKFKSILPSFDFTNTDHKDVLMMILIKVSDISNEARPMEVAEPWLDCLLQEFYNQSDVEKLEGLPVTPFMDRDKVTKPSSQTGFIRFVLLPLFIELANLFPCLEQHIINPVRKALDYYTEMEKALEREKQIRAQSEVAAKGRDSAVGSQCTAESHTEAGPEAPEPDAQQNHS from the exons ATGGCGTGTGACTTCAGACTGCAGGGCCTGGAGAAGAAGATCCTGATCGAGGCCAGTGAGACTCCTGCAGTCGTGTATGAGCTGAAGAAACAAGTGGATTCATTCCGGGAAAAACTAGAG AGTGTGGAGCACCTGAGCTGGCTTGGACTCTTTAAAGACCTGTCAGAGGGAACTCACAAGCCCTCGCCCTTCTACCACAAGAGAACCCTGCGGAAAACCAGGGAGGAGTGTGAGCACGTGCGGGAAAAGTTCCTTCAAATGAG CTCCCTGGAGGTTTCAGAAGAAGTGAGGCAGTACTTAAAGACCCCGACCTTTGATAACTG gcagtGGGAGGACGCAGAGATCATGGTGCTCCTGCAGGTCATGTACACAGATTTGGATTTCAACGCCACGTTCAACATTGAGCCCGAGGTATTGCAACAGTTTCTGTTCGAGGTCTACCGAAGATACAACAACATCCCCTTTCACAACTTCAAACACTGCTTCTGTGTTACCCAGATG ATGTACGGTCTGATCTGGCTGACCGACCTCAGGAGCAAAATGGACGGCATCGACCTGCTGATCATGCTGACCTCTGCAGTGTGCCACGACCTCGACCACACAGGGTACAACAATGCCTATCAG atCAACGCCAGAACCGAACTAGCTCTTCGCTACAATGACATCTCTCCGCTGGAGAACCATCACTGTGCTGTAGCTTTTGAGCTACTGGAGAAG ACAGAGTGCAACATCTTCAGAAATCTGTCCATGGATCAATACAAACGGATAAGGGAGGGAATCATCAA ATGCATTCTGGCCACTGACATGACGAGACACAATGACATTCTCAACAAGTTCAAGTCCATCCTGCCTTCCTTCGACTTCACCAACACGGACCACAAAGACGTG CTGATGATGATCCTCATCAAAGTGAGTGACATATCCAACGAGGCGCGGCCCATGGAGGTGGCCGAGCCCTGGCTGGACTGTCTTCTGCAGGAATTCTACAACCAG AGTGACGTGGAGAAACTAGAGGGTCTTCCAGTCACCCCCTTCATGGATCGGGACAAAGTAACAAAGCCTTCATCCCAAACAGGCTTCATCAGATTTGTCCTTCTGCCTCTCTTCATCGAACTGGCAAACCTCTTCCCCTGCCTGGAG caACACATTATCAACCCAGTCCGCAAGGCTCTTGACTACTacacagagatggagaaagctttggagagggagaaacagatcCGAGCTCAGAGTGAGGTCGCAGCCAAGGGCAGGGACTCAGCCGTGGGCTCCCAGTGCACAGCTGAGAGCCACACGGAGGCTGGACCTGAGGCCCCCGAACCAGACGCACAGCAGAACCACAGCTGA